From Chloroflexota bacterium, a single genomic window includes:
- a CDS encoding DNA methyltransferase: protein MPKIPCTREEIIKTRKQEVHLDDDGTEWIWMPGGRGYSKSRLKRISEIIAEGKAVSDGWAMTVLSSSAKERTGWPTQQSRPLYQRIINASSNPGDIVLDRFAGYATMPIAAERLGRHWVAMDIWAGAVDIVRQRMADNRQLLTDADPQIHYVTEPPVRTDDGQEAVPFLQVTVRYAEPEGLRMSRVETYDYQLAQHGSRCPGCDRTFDYPRYLELDHNTPRSDGGLNHITNRVLLCGPCNRLKGKIYTLSGLRRRNRRLGYMAGG from the coding sequence ATGCCGAAGATCCCGTGTACTCGTGAGGAGATCATCAAGACACGAAAGCAAGAGGTCCACCTTGACGACGACGGAACAGAGTGGATATGGATGCCTGGTGGCCGGGGATATAGCAAGAGCAGGCTCAAGCGAATCTCAGAGATTATCGCCGAGGGCAAAGCGGTGTCGGATGGGTGGGCGATGACCGTGCTTTCGTCATCAGCCAAAGAGCGCACTGGCTGGCCCACCCAACAGTCTCGCCCCCTCTACCAGCGCATCATCAACGCCAGCAGCAACCCCGGCGACATCGTCCTCGACCGGTTCGCCGGCTACGCCACCATGCCCATCGCCGCCGAACGCCTGGGCCGCCATTGGGTCGCCATGGACATCTGGGCGGGCGCCGTGGATATCGTCCGCCAGCGCATGGCCGACAACCGCCAGCTGCTCACCGACGCCGACCCGCAGATCCACTACGTCACCGAGCCGCCCGTGCGCACCGACGACGGCCAGGAAGCCGTGCCGTTCCTCCAGGTCACGGTGCGCTACGCCGAGCCGGAGGGACTGCGCATGTCACGCGTCGAGACTTACGACTACCAGCTGGCGCAGCACGGCTCACGCTGCCCGGGCTGCGACCGTACCTTCGACTACCCGCGCTACCTCGAGCTGGATCACAACACGCCGCGCTCCGACGGCGGCCTGAACCACATCACCAACCGCGTGCTGCTCTGCGGCCCGTGCAACCGACTCAAGGGCAAAATCTACACGCTCTCTGGGCTGCGGCGCCGGAATCGGCGGCTGGGATACATGGCGGGGGGTTGA
- a CDS encoding DNA methyltransferase: protein MEGEWIDQIQDDWPEVWQVIDAARAAWGEDMAAFLCFMGVRPIKMRRVLRDDGSLHLHCDPTTSHYLKALLDVMFGRGNFRNEIIWDYTFRLMYLDRINTESMT, encoded by the coding sequence GTGGAGGGCGAGTGGATCGATCAGATTCAAGACGACTGGCCGGAGGTGTGGCAGGTCATCGACGCGGCCCGGGCGGCCTGGGGCGAGGACATGGCGGCGTTCCTGTGCTTCATGGGCGTGCGGCCGATCAAAATGCGGCGCGTGCTGCGGGACGACGGGAGCCTGCACCTCCACTGCGACCCGACGACAAGCCACTACCTCAAGGCGCTGCTGGATGTGATGTTTGGGCGGGGGAACTTCAGAAACGAGATCATTTGGGACTATACATTCCGCCTGATGTACCTTGATCGAATCAACACCGAAAGCATGACGTAA
- a CDS encoding DUF262 domain-containing protein, which yields MAFQTPITIKQAIGHIHNNQYLLPAIQREFVWQPRQIERLFDSLMRGYPIGSFLFWRVDPETAKSYSFYQFITNYDQRKPHNPVHGAPSTVPGLTAVLDGQQRLTALNVALHGSGRWKLPRLWWNNPDAFPERRLYLNLLASQTENDDELAYKFSLLPEKEAYDRNCRDDHEHWYRVGDILDVEDPADLIDVVHDLGLADTREPQKILNRLHHVVHSNGTVSAYEEPDQDPERVLNIFVRTNSGGTPLSYSDMLLSMAVAQWDKVDARQEIHALVDEINNVGSGFSFDHDFVLKACLMLGDSSSVRFKVENFGKSKIGALQDQWDRIRSTISETVELVSSFGYSRLSLTSANALLPIAYFLYHRQQALGVEDRAAIRNWLIRSLLKRGIWGGGVDNLLVAIRRAIRERSCHDGFPARAIEQAMPPGMSLTFVDEEIQDFADATYGGNAYSLLFLLYDFVDVATNRFHIDHVFPRALMTPACLKKAGVNEEKIPAFRERMNRLANLQLLEGSTNSRKGAMPPADWLRAELPSDSERRNHCQLHDLGEVPADVNGFLRFYEERRKRILENLRHRLASDSSARVD from the coding sequence GTGGCATTCCAGACGCCAATCACCATCAAGCAGGCGATCGGCCACATTCACAACAACCAGTACCTGCTTCCGGCCATTCAACGGGAGTTTGTGTGGCAGCCGCGTCAGATCGAAAGGCTCTTTGACAGCCTTATGCGCGGCTATCCGATTGGATCCTTCCTGTTCTGGCGAGTCGATCCCGAGACTGCCAAGAGTTACAGCTTCTACCAGTTCATCACGAACTACGATCAACGGAAGCCCCACAATCCCGTCCACGGGGCGCCGTCCACCGTACCCGGCCTGACGGCGGTGCTCGATGGACAACAACGCTTGACCGCGCTAAATGTCGCACTCCACGGCAGTGGGAGATGGAAACTTCCACGCCTGTGGTGGAACAACCCGGACGCCTTTCCGGAACGACGGCTCTACTTGAATCTCCTCGCGTCCCAGACGGAGAACGACGACGAGCTCGCGTATAAATTCAGCCTGCTCCCGGAGAAGGAGGCCTACGATCGGAACTGCCGTGACGACCACGAACACTGGTACCGAGTGGGAGACATCCTTGACGTTGAGGATCCAGCAGACCTGATTGACGTCGTTCATGACCTGGGGCTCGCGGATACGCGCGAGCCCCAGAAGATACTCAACCGGCTACACCACGTCGTTCACAGCAATGGCACCGTCTCGGCCTACGAAGAGCCGGACCAGGACCCAGAACGGGTTCTCAACATCTTTGTACGGACCAACAGCGGCGGCACGCCCCTTTCATATTCGGACATGCTTCTCAGCATGGCAGTAGCCCAATGGGACAAGGTCGACGCGCGGCAAGAAATCCATGCTCTGGTTGACGAGATCAACAACGTTGGCAGTGGCTTCTCTTTCGACCACGACTTTGTGCTCAAGGCCTGCCTGATGCTTGGGGACAGCAGCAGCGTCCGATTCAAGGTCGAGAACTTCGGTAAATCGAAGATCGGCGCCCTTCAGGATCAATGGGATCGCATCAGAAGCACAATCTCAGAAACGGTGGAACTGGTTTCATCTTTCGGGTATTCCAGGCTGAGCCTGACATCGGCAAATGCCCTGTTGCCGATCGCGTACTTCCTCTACCACCGTCAGCAAGCGCTGGGCGTGGAGGATCGCGCGGCGATACGTAACTGGCTGATTCGCTCCCTGCTAAAGCGCGGGATCTGGGGCGGCGGTGTCGATAACTTGCTGGTGGCAATCCGCAGGGCCATTCGGGAGAGGTCCTGTCACGATGGCTTCCCGGCTCGCGCGATCGAGCAAGCGATGCCGCCTGGCATGAGCCTCACCTTTGTCGACGAGGAAATCCAAGACTTTGCCGACGCCACGTACGGTGGTAATGCCTATAGCCTCCTGTTCCTTCTGTACGATTTCGTCGACGTGGCCACAAACCGCTTCCACATCGACCATGTCTTTCCGCGTGCGCTGATGACACCGGCGTGTCTGAAGAAGGCCGGAGTCAACGAGGAGAAGATCCCCGCATTTCGCGAGCGGATGAACCGTCTAGCCAACCTCCAGCTCCTGGAGGGATCAACGAACTCGCGCAAGGGCGCCATGCCGCCGGCTGACTGGCTGCGCGCGGAACTCCCGTCTGACTCTGAGAGGCGAAATCACTGCCAGCTGCACGATCTCGGTGAAGTGCCGGCTGATGTCAATGGATTTCTGCGCTTCTACGAGGAGCGCCGAAAGCGCATTTTGGAGAATCTGCGACACCGACTCGCTTCCGACAGCTCGGCTCGCGTGGACTAG